TTGCCGCACCAGCGCCTGCTGGAGCAAGACGGCGTAAGGCGCATTGTCGTAGAAACGAAACAAGGGTCCTTCGGGCTGCTGCCGCGTCGGTTAGATTGTGTTATACCGCTGGCATACGGAATTTTGCTGTATGAGACGGAACGGGGGGAGCAATATGCGGCTGTAGGCAGCGGCTTGCTTACCAAAATAGGCCGGCAGGTAGTGGTTGCAGTAAATAAAGCCGTGTGCAGCGGCGAGCTGCAGCGATTGCGGCAGCTGCTGCAGGAGCAGTTCCTGAAAGAAGATGAGCAGGAAAAGAACATTCGCCTGGCTCTGACGAAACTAGAAAGTGCCTTTATACGACATTTTTTGGAGTTGAAGCGCCATGGATGAAGAGAAAAAAGCTAAAAATAATGAACGGAAGAAATGGGAAAAGACCATAGATAGGCAAGCCAATCGAAAGCTGAAAGCCAAACGCCAGAAACCCCATAACGCCTGGCAGGGATTTGGTCTATTTGGGCTGATTGGCTGGTCTGTGGCGATTCCCACGTTGTTAGGAGCGGCTGCTGGAGTCTGGCTTGATGAAGAATATCCTCAGACTCGGTCTTGGACATTGACTTTTTTACTGGCGGGCCTGACTTTAGGCTGTTTTAACGCCTGGTACTGGCTGGGAGTCGAACGTAAGAAAATCAATGAAATGAAGGATGATGAATGACATGGGCAATCTGCTTGGGTCAGTAATTGCCGGAAGCATGGCGGGAGGTTTGTTTTTCGGTGGTTTGTGGTGGACGGTGCAGCAGCTGGCGCATACGAAGCATGCCAATTTTTTACTGCTAGTTAGTTTTGTTTTGCGTGCTGCGGCGGTGATGGGAGGAGGCTATGCTGTGTGCGGCGATGATTTTTTGTTGATTTTCGGCTATTTAGGCGGATTTATCATCAGCCGCAGTCTGGCTCTACGGAATTTGAAGGAGGGCGTTACTCCGGCATTGAACGGAAGAAAGGAAAAAGGCACAGTATGAATATGACGCCAGATACTGTGATTTTTTGGCACTGGGGCTGGGTTACGCTCAATGCTACGATTTTGACAACGTGGTTGCTTATGCTGGCTCTTACCGGCGGGTCTTGGCTGGTAACGCGCAATTTGTCCGATAAGGTGACCGTTACGCGGTGGCAAAACTTTCTGGAAACCATCATTATCTTTCTGCGCCGGCAAATTCGGGAAGTGGGCCTGGAAAAGCCGGAACGCTACTTGGCCTTTCTGCTGACCCTTTTCCTTTTTACGGCTTTTTCCGCTCTGTGCAATATTATTCCGGGCTATGAAGCTCCGACATCATCCTTATCGACAACCTCTGCGTTAGCGCTCTGCGTATTTATCGCCGTCCCGGTTTTCGGCATTATGGAAAAGGGCGTTGGCGGTTATTTGAGACGCTACTTGCAGCCGCATCTGCTGATGCTGCCGTTCACGATTATTACTGAATTGTCGCGAACGCTGGCGCTGGCCATTCGCCTTTTCGGCAATATGGCCAGCGATGTGATGATTGTCGGTATTGTTATTACCGTAGCGCCGCTGTTCTTTCCGGTTATTCTGCAAATTCTCGGTCTTTTGACCGGTTTGGTGCAGGCCTATATCTTTACGATTCTGGCTATGGTGTATATTGCCGCCGCTGTGAGCGGCAAGGAAGGATGAACAGTGAAGAAGGAGGTTTTGGCACATGGATGAGTTAAGCTTGATTGCGGCCCTATCTATTTTTATGGCTGGTTTTACCATGGCTGTCGGCAGTATTGGGCCGGCCATGGGGCAGGCCAAAGCCATTGCCAGCGCCCTAGCGTCTATTGCCCAGCAACCGGATGAGGCTGGCACCATTACGAGAACGCTTTTTGTGGGGCTGGCGATGATTGAGTCAATGGCCATTTATTGTTTCGTCATCTCTATGATTCTGATTTTTGCCAATCCATTTTGGAAATTCTTTGTTGCTAAAGCGGGAGGCTGATTATGCTGATCGATTGGTTTACCGTTGTGGCGCAGATGATTAATTTTTTGTTGCTGCTGTGGTTGTTGAACCGCTTTCTCTATCGGCCAATTATAAGTGCGATGGATAAGCGAGAAAAATTGCTTGCTGAAAATTGGGAAGCAGCGTCGACGGCAAAAACACAAGCCGAGGCGGCGCGGCAGTTGTTTGTGGAAAAAGGAAAAACCATAGAATTACACAAGCAGGCATTGCTAAAGACGGCCCAAGAGGAGGCTGGGCAGGAGAAACAACAACTGTTGGCGTTGGCTCGAAGCCAGGTGGAAAAGCAGCAGACGGAGTGGGAGCGCTCCTTGGGAAAGGAACAAAGGCAAATGCAGGAACGACTGCAGGAGGAAATTCAGCAAGAGGTGTTCGCGTTGGCGGAACAGTTTTTGCTTTCTTTTGCCGATGCTCACTTAGAAGAGGAAATGCTTGCCGCTTTCTTGCGGCGGTGGCGGCAGGAAATAGCGGACGGAACGTTTTCGTTGGCCAGTCTTCAAGAAAAAGCGCCTGCAGTTGTGATCGTCCGCAGCGCTTTTGCGCTGTCGGAGCCGTCGCGGCGTCAATTGGAAGCGGCGTTCCGGGAAGCCGGCCTGCAGGAACCTCAAGTTTCTTTTGAAGGCTGTGCGAAACTGGGGTGCGGCTTGGAAGTGCTTGTTAATGAGCAAAAATTGTCTTGGAGTCTGGATAGTTATCTGACCTCATTGCGCCAGGAGGCGACAAAGCTGCTGGCTACTACGGGGAGGGAAGAGGCTCATGGAGGCGGAGAATAAAGGACTGCCGGCTGTTATGAAAGAAGCTTTCGCTTTGCTGCAACAGGCGCGCCAAGAGTGTCAGCCTTCCTTGGCCCTGGAACAAATCGGACTTGTCCGGTCTGCAGCTAATGGCGTGGTCTGGGTGAGCGGTCTGCAGGATGCAACCATGGATGAATTGGTGGGATTTTCCCGTGAGGCGGTGGGGTTGGTTTTTGACATTACGGAAACACGGACAGGGGTAGTCATGCTCGATGCTGAGGCGAGCGTGGAGGCGGGCGACGAGGTGCGACGAACCGGTCGAGTTGCAGATGTGCCTGTAGGTGACGGTTTGTTGGGAAGGGTCATTGCTCCCAGCGGTAAGCCGCTGGACGGAAAGGGGCCTTTGGCGTTCGCCAGACGTCGGTCGATTGAGAAGGAAGCGCCGCAAATTTTGCAGCGAGCGCCGGTTGCGGTCCCTCTGCAGACGGGAATTAAGGTGATTGATACCATGATTCCCATCGGTAGGGGGCAGCGGCAGCTGATCATTGGCGATCGTCAGACTGGAAAAACATCCATGGCCATTGATACGATCATTAATCAGCAGCAAGAAAATGTTCTTTGCGTATATTGCGCTATTGGTCAGCGAGGCTCTGCCCTCGCGAAGTCCGTTGCGGAACTGACGGCCCGCGGCGCCATGGCCTATACGGTGGTTGTCGTTACAGAAGGAAACGATGCGCCAGGCATGCGCTACATTGCGCCTTATGCAGCCACCGCCATTGCCGAGGAGTTTATGGAGCAAGGGCGGGATGTGCTTATTGTCTATGACGACTTGACCAAACATGCCCAGACGTATCGAGAAATATCGTTGCTGCTACGTCGGCCACCGGGACGTGAAGCCTTTCCGGGAGATATTTTCTATATTCACTCTCGCTTGCTGGAACGGGCTACCAGGCTGCGCGCCGAGCTGGGAGGAGGCTCGCTGACGGCGCTGCCGATCGTGCAAACCGAGGTGCAGAACATTGCGGCGTACATTCCCACCAACCTCATTTCTATTACAGACGGTCAGGTGTATTTATCTCCCGAACTGTTTCAAAAAGGCATTTTACCGGCAGTCGATGTGGGTAAGTCTGTTTCTCGCGTGGGCGGCAAAGCTCAACTGGCTGCATATCATTCGCTGGCCGGTAGTCTGAAGCTGGCGTATTCGCAGTTTGAAGAGCTGGAAGCTTTTTCGCGCTTTGGTACCCGCGTAGATGAACGCACTCATAAGGCCCTTGTGCATGGACAGCGCCTGCGGGCGTGTTTGAAACAAGCACGGGCGCAATTAGTAACGGTGTGTGAACAGCTGGGGTTGTTGCTGGCGCTTACGAAGGGACTCCTTGACGCCATTCCGGAAAGCCGCCTGGCGGAGGCCGAAGAGAGGGTTACAGCGGCCATGGCTGGCTTGCCGGAAAATGTGCGCGTAAAGATTGCTGCAGGGCAAGCGTTGGCGCAAGAGGATGAAGCGGTTATCCTTTCTCTGTTTCAAGAGAGGCTGGCTGGTTTGGAGGCGGATCATGACACAAAGGCTGGGGATTCTGCAACGTAGGATGAAAACGGTCAAAGAACTGCAGGACATTGTGGATACGATGAAAACGATGGCCGCTCTCAATATTAACACCTATGAAAAGGTAGATGCGTCGCTGGCGGAATACTTTCGAGTCATTGAAATGGCGTTTTGCGCTGTTTTGCGTCAGTACCCGCTCGCGAGCTTAGTGGAACAGAAAAAGTCTCGTTCCGGTCAGGTGGGGCTGGTGATTTTTGGCTCTGACCAGGGGATGGTAGGGCAGTTTAATGACTGTTTGGTTGCTGCAGTCGTCAAAGAGGCTCCGCTTCAGGACGCGTCGTGTTTTGCCTGGTGCATGGGAGAGAAAATGGGTCTTAAGCTCGAAGAAGCCGCTTTGCCTTTGACAATAAGCCGACTGGAACGAGTTCCTGATGTGGCGAGCAAAATTACTAGACTCATGGAGAGCATGCTTTTGGATATTGTGGCTAAACAAGAAAAGGATGGTTTGGCGGAATTGCTTCTTTTTTATAACCAGGCACAGCCTGGCGGTCGCTACAAACCTACCGTTGAGCAACTGCTGCCGATTGATGCGGTATGGCTGCAGGCACTGAGCGAACGTTCTTGGCCGACCAATCGGATTCCTGAAATTATTGCCGACGACGGGGCTGCATTGGCACGG
This genomic window from uncultured Anaeromusa sp. contains:
- a CDS encoding F0F1 ATP synthase subunit epsilon, which gives rise to MLLKVILPHQRLLEQDGVRRIVVETKQGSFGLLPRRLDCVIPLAYGILLYETERGEQYAAVGSGLLTKIGRQVVVAVNKAVCSGELQRLRQLLQEQFLKEDEQEKNIRLALTKLESAFIRHFLELKRHG
- a CDS encoding F0F1 ATP synthase subunit C, whose product is MDELSLIAALSIFMAGFTMAVGSIGPAMGQAKAIASALASIAQQPDEAGTITRTLFVGLAMIESMAIYCFVISMILIFANPFWKFFVAKAGG
- a CDS encoding ATP synthase subunit I, with protein sequence MGNLLGSVIAGSMAGGLFFGGLWWTVQQLAHTKHANFLLLVSFVLRAAAVMGGGYAVCGDDFLLIFGYLGGFIISRSLALRNLKEGVTPALNGRKEKGTV
- a CDS encoding alternate F1F0 ATPase, F1 subunit alpha, whose translation is MEAENKGLPAVMKEAFALLQQARQECQPSLALEQIGLVRSAANGVVWVSGLQDATMDELVGFSREAVGLVFDITETRTGVVMLDAEASVEAGDEVRRTGRVADVPVGDGLLGRVIAPSGKPLDGKGPLAFARRRSIEKEAPQILQRAPVAVPLQTGIKVIDTMIPIGRGQRQLIIGDRQTGKTSMAIDTIINQQQENVLCVYCAIGQRGSALAKSVAELTARGAMAYTVVVVTEGNDAPGMRYIAPYAATAIAEEFMEQGRDVLIVYDDLTKHAQTYREISLLLRRPPGREAFPGDIFYIHSRLLERATRLRAELGGGSLTALPIVQTEVQNIAAYIPTNLISITDGQVYLSPELFQKGILPAVDVGKSVSRVGGKAQLAAYHSLAGSLKLAYSQFEELEAFSRFGTRVDERTHKALVHGQRLRACLKQARAQLVTVCEQLGLLLALTKGLLDAIPESRLAEAEERVTAAMAGLPENVRVKIAAGQALAQEDEAVILSLFQERLAGLEADHDTKAGDSAT
- a CDS encoding F0F1 ATP synthase subunit gamma, producing MTQRLGILQRRMKTVKELQDIVDTMKTMAALNINTYEKVDASLAEYFRVIEMAFCAVLRQYPLASLVEQKKSRSGQVGLVIFGSDQGMVGQFNDCLVAAVVKEAPLQDASCFAWCMGEKMGLKLEEAALPLTISRLERVPDVASKITRLMESMLLDIVAKQEKDGLAELLLFYNQAQPGGRYKPTVEQLLPIDAVWLQALSERSWPTNRIPEIIADDGAALARFTQEYLFIALCRACVGSIISENNSRLLVMQQASKNIEQMLGEIAVEYHEERQNLIDEELFDILFGYVAAESKPGCVKT
- a CDS encoding F0F1 ATP synthase subunit A translates to MNMTPDTVIFWHWGWVTLNATILTTWLLMLALTGGSWLVTRNLSDKVTVTRWQNFLETIIIFLRRQIREVGLEKPERYLAFLLTLFLFTAFSALCNIIPGYEAPTSSLSTTSALALCVFIAVPVFGIMEKGVGGYLRRYLQPHLLMLPFTIITELSRTLALAIRLFGNMASDVMIVGIVITVAPLFFPVILQILGLLTGLVQAYIFTILAMVYIAAAVSGKEG
- a CDS encoding AtpZ/AtpI family protein is translated as MDEEKKAKNNERKKWEKTIDRQANRKLKAKRQKPHNAWQGFGLFGLIGWSVAIPTLLGAAAGVWLDEEYPQTRSWTLTFLLAGLTLGCFNAWYWLGVERKKINEMKDDE